The Sphingobacterium bambusae genome includes a window with the following:
- a CDS encoding DUF4859 domain-containing protein, translating into MMKNKLIKIAMPLLMLLGVGMTACNKALLDQAAAQQIQPLPGEETPADNDTLAIYVPQEFGDMNLYNNVSTWSYNRSRESTHFIVFWGAGYGTNDPNAAAVPEVYRVDIDDLLSKAEQFYAVNINTLKFAERGVGKSNLDKYKMMIFLHYTTEWMAYGGGYDDTIGALWINPATCKPVGSTIAHEIGHSFQYQVFADLKGGAGFRYGYGGDGGNAFWEQTAQWQAHQTYPAEAFSTYNFTVYTENYHRHIHHEWQRYASYFIHWYWADKHGIDIVGKIWRQAVQPEDPIQAYMRITGINVNQFNNEIYEAATRFVTWDLPTTRTIGEAYIGKHTNKFALQQNGSYRVTYDRCPGTTGYNVIPLELPAAGTQVTTTFKGLANAAGFNTVDASRAGWRYGYVALLNNGTRVYGDRHEGTENNVSFTIPANCSKLWFVVTGAPSVYQPHAWDEEESNDEQWPYEVKFTNTGILGFIDAGAEPRSVTLNKEVNFAYSATDYSGATVAIDAAQLAAAFAIQPTEVATLLSSGQIKFYAVEANGTLNATTTANGYGHWLDANGNVTTWGNNSVMFSEFNANDLSCFIGQYPGAMVKGNQYTIRQALVYTYATGKTAQATFVFKVNVQ; encoded by the coding sequence ATGATGAAAAACAAACTGATAAAAATAGCAATGCCGCTGCTCATGCTGCTAGGCGTGGGAATGACGGCATGTAATAAAGCACTCTTGGATCAGGCTGCAGCCCAGCAAATTCAACCTCTTCCTGGAGAAGAAACGCCAGCCGACAATGATACGCTTGCGATCTACGTACCGCAGGAGTTCGGCGATATGAACCTGTACAATAACGTCAGTACTTGGTCTTATAACCGTAGCCGCGAATCCACGCACTTTATTGTCTTTTGGGGAGCGGGATACGGTACAAACGACCCCAATGCAGCGGCGGTGCCCGAAGTGTACCGCGTGGATATCGACGACCTGCTTAGCAAGGCCGAGCAGTTTTATGCCGTCAATATCAATACGCTTAAGTTTGCCGAACGGGGCGTCGGCAAGTCCAACTTGGACAAATACAAAATGATGATATTTCTGCATTACACCACCGAATGGATGGCCTATGGCGGCGGCTATGACGATACCATAGGCGCACTGTGGATCAATCCGGCGACCTGTAAGCCCGTCGGTTCGACCATTGCCCACGAGATCGGGCATAGCTTTCAATATCAGGTATTTGCTGATTTGAAAGGTGGCGCCGGTTTTCGCTATGGATATGGTGGCGACGGAGGCAATGCATTCTGGGAACAAACAGCACAGTGGCAGGCGCACCAAACTTACCCAGCAGAGGCTTTTTCCACATACAATTTCACCGTTTATACGGAGAACTACCACCGCCATATTCATCATGAATGGCAGCGTTATGCCAGCTATTTTATCCATTGGTACTGGGCGGATAAGCATGGTATTGATATCGTTGGCAAAATTTGGCGACAAGCTGTGCAACCGGAGGACCCTATACAGGCCTACATGCGCATTACCGGCATTAATGTCAATCAATTTAATAATGAGATCTATGAGGCGGCCACTCGTTTTGTTACTTGGGATCTACCTACTACCAGAACTATCGGCGAAGCTTACATCGGGAAGCATACCAACAAATTCGCCTTGCAGCAAAATGGCAGCTACCGCGTCACCTACGATCGTTGTCCCGGTACAACAGGCTACAATGTAATTCCTTTAGAACTGCCCGCGGCAGGCACGCAGGTGACCACCACCTTCAAAGGTTTGGCCAATGCGGCGGGATTCAATACTGTAGATGCCAGTCGTGCGGGCTGGCGCTACGGATACGTTGCGCTGTTGAACAATGGCACCCGTGTGTATGGCGATCGTCATGAAGGGACAGAAAACAATGTTTCCTTTACTATTCCGGCCAACTGCAGTAAGCTGTGGTTTGTGGTAACGGGTGCACCGTCGGTGTATCAACCACATGCTTGGGACGAGGAGGAGAGCAATGACGAACAGTGGCCCTACGAAGTCAAATTCACCAATACCGGTATTCTAGGCTTTATCGATGCTGGGGCAGAACCCCGCAGTGTAACCTTGAATAAAGAAGTGAATTTCGCCTATAGCGCAACAGATTACTCTGGTGCTACCGTCGCTATCGATGCCGCACAATTGGCCGCTGCATTTGCTATACAGCCAACCGAAGTAGCTACTTTGCTTAGCAGCGGACAGATCAAATTCTACGCCGTAGAAGCAAATGGAACGCTCAATGCCACAACAACGGCCAATGGCTATGGACACTGGCTAGATGCCAATGGCAATGTAACCACTTGGGGAAATAATTCGGTTATGTTTTCCGAGTTCAATGCAAATGATCTCAGCTGCTTTATCGGACAATATCCAGGTGCCATGGTGAAAGGAAATCAATATACCATACGGCAGGCATTGGTCTATACCTATGCGACAGGCAAGACAGCACAGGCTACTTTTGTCTTCAAGGTGAATGTGCAATAG
- a CDS encoding family 43 glycosylhydrolase: protein MILRYILSTIYTCCASIAVLAQTSVSHLSANAGNPILPGYFADPTIKKIGDTYYMYATTDGNGGGFGPSQVWTSKDFVHWTIQPMNWPNTHWYWAPDMTKGYDGRYYLYYSQPVELFGAVSNSPVGPWTSLVEGDKAFVPNYMIPGVITLDGQTFTDDDGKIYMFWGTWGIYSDHGCAVGLMNADMKSFERVELIPNTIAKDYFEAPIMFKRNGIYYLLYSSGHCEDHTYRVQYVKSTVGPFGPYEYPAENPILVTNTDGSIHGPGHNGILEENGKYYIVYHRHNNPHSGGGFHRQVAVDELFFDGKGNIKNVVPTHEGVGLLAKNTRPFQDIAFGKAVTASSSYSDDFQAAYALDNNNGTLWRAENNSGSAWLQVDLGKVETIKTVLLEMEYPTYAYQYRIEVSNDGKKWATFSDNSKNDKWASPIIAKANAKGRFVRVTIDNTQIVGLPRGIWNIKVYKNQLAEETIWSDAQNMPQATEARGTNLVQLQASVYQEGDEVTSIANKGALTGEWKASSPVPIKSYQGKPAFYLDGSNSLSSEFTIPESLDGNASFTFSAWVNNPKVARIEPLFSWSRPGHDLTLATVGYGSDPARGAIQHGGWADMSFQKTPTENTWHHLVVSFDGYMERIYVDGKLVKEQNKMLFVRRAERFSIGGSGEDFFSGYLADVQLSDLAWSADKVREVFEQEEAASSIFALETADAAFGTQERLAFFAAGEPAEGHAGLDNGRIEVVKGRVALRSDALQLPKLTQLLRANAYLLELDIFMDGAWKQVLLSKSGDQSHGYENGAEKTGASLRDYLQVSGDQLSLKQGAALHALRVYADAADANRVASMYAGWKRKSDGRFVRQSLETDTQPYLINDEQLFVAMKPLNKLVSYAFDYAGQGSGWQQEPFYLFTKAAGNDLIEVRAKDIYGNVGKAVQLKPSSAVVRDILQGKTKAAGNQDNALGFWDALAQPADRDSTALTVSEKDGLWRLSSKDTKWGVEGWNGPFLYKELTGDFTVEVQLHDVAGLASGTRTSSEGGLMIQDAGHRGAYLNNTILTGWNLGNLVRNIGDRRHQELNTGTGMAFDPFLQIQKIGANFYLRSSKDGKRWTNLPSSPFLRPDLNGKSLRVGIYQVANNNQVGFAEFKGIRVWETIR, encoded by the coding sequence ATGATTTTACGATACATACTTTCCACTATTTATACCTGTTGTGCAAGCATCGCTGTGTTGGCGCAAACGTCGGTGTCTCATCTTTCTGCGAATGCGGGGAACCCTATTTTGCCGGGATACTTTGCCGATCCTACCATTAAAAAAATAGGGGATACCTATTACATGTATGCGACCACCGATGGCAATGGTGGCGGTTTTGGTCCATCGCAAGTGTGGACTTCTAAAGACTTCGTACATTGGACCATACAGCCCATGAACTGGCCAAATACCCACTGGTATTGGGCTCCTGATATGACCAAAGGCTACGATGGTCGTTATTACCTGTACTATAGTCAGCCGGTAGAGCTCTTTGGGGCGGTTTCCAACTCGCCCGTAGGACCTTGGACATCCTTGGTGGAAGGTGATAAGGCCTTTGTGCCCAATTACATGATTCCTGGAGTCATCACGCTGGATGGGCAAACATTCACCGATGACGATGGCAAGATCTATATGTTTTGGGGAACATGGGGCATCTATTCCGATCATGGCTGTGCCGTAGGATTGATGAATGCAGATATGAAGTCCTTCGAACGCGTTGAGCTCATCCCAAACACGATCGCCAAAGATTACTTCGAAGCACCCATCATGTTTAAGCGTAACGGCATCTATTACCTGCTCTATTCGTCGGGTCATTGCGAAGATCACACTTATCGGGTGCAGTATGTAAAGAGTACAGTAGGGCCGTTTGGCCCTTACGAGTATCCCGCTGAAAATCCCATTTTGGTCACCAATACGGATGGTAGCATCCACGGGCCGGGACACAACGGTATACTGGAAGAAAACGGTAAGTACTATATCGTTTACCATAGACACAATAATCCACATTCGGGAGGCGGTTTTCACCGGCAGGTGGCCGTCGATGAATTGTTTTTTGACGGTAAGGGCAACATCAAAAACGTAGTGCCTACGCATGAGGGGGTAGGGCTGTTGGCAAAGAATACACGTCCTTTTCAAGATATCGCCTTTGGAAAAGCGGTGACGGCCTCGTCGTCTTACAGTGACGATTTCCAAGCGGCCTACGCGTTGGACAACAACAACGGCACCCTATGGCGGGCGGAAAACAACAGCGGATCAGCTTGGCTACAGGTTGATCTCGGTAAGGTAGAAACAATCAAGACGGTATTGTTGGAAATGGAGTATCCAACCTATGCCTACCAATACCGCATTGAAGTGTCCAACGACGGTAAAAAATGGGCAACCTTTAGTGATAACAGCAAAAATGATAAATGGGCCAGCCCGATCATCGCGAAAGCCAATGCCAAGGGACGTTTCGTGCGTGTTACAATTGATAATACGCAGATAGTGGGGCTACCTCGTGGTATCTGGAATATCAAGGTGTATAAAAACCAGCTTGCTGAAGAAACCATATGGTCGGACGCGCAAAACATGCCACAAGCAACTGAAGCGCGCGGAACGAATTTGGTTCAGCTGCAGGCATCAGTCTATCAAGAAGGAGACGAAGTTACTTCGATCGCGAACAAAGGTGCCCTCACGGGGGAATGGAAAGCCTCGTCGCCTGTCCCGATCAAAAGTTACCAAGGAAAGCCTGCATTTTACCTCGACGGATCCAACAGCTTGTCCAGCGAGTTTACCATCCCTGAATCTCTCGATGGCAATGCCTCTTTTACCTTTAGTGCTTGGGTGAACAACCCAAAAGTAGCACGGATAGAGCCTTTATTCAGCTGGTCTAGACCGGGGCATGATCTGACCTTGGCTACGGTGGGCTATGGTAGCGATCCGGCTAGAGGAGCGATACAGCATGGTGGATGGGCAGATATGTCTTTTCAAAAGACACCAACGGAAAATACTTGGCACCACCTTGTGGTGAGCTTCGACGGCTATATGGAGCGTATTTATGTAGACGGTAAGCTCGTGAAGGAACAAAATAAGATGTTGTTTGTTCGGCGTGCCGAACGGTTCAGCATTGGCGGATCCGGCGAAGATTTTTTCAGTGGCTATCTCGCCGATGTGCAGCTGTCGGACCTCGCTTGGTCGGCGGATAAAGTTCGGGAAGTTTTTGAGCAAGAGGAAGCCGCGAGTAGCATATTCGCGCTGGAAACAGCCGATGCGGCTTTTGGTACGCAGGAACGTCTCGCATTTTTTGCGGCTGGCGAACCTGCAGAAGGCCATGCTGGCTTGGACAACGGTCGTATCGAGGTTGTGAAAGGTCGCGTGGCGCTGCGAAGTGACGCGCTACAGCTACCCAAACTTACGCAACTATTGCGTGCCAATGCGTACCTGCTGGAGTTGGATATTTTTATGGATGGGGCATGGAAGCAGGTGTTGCTATCTAAATCGGGAGACCAATCTCATGGCTATGAAAACGGCGCGGAAAAGACGGGAGCAAGTCTACGGGACTATCTTCAGGTCAGCGGCGATCAGCTGTCCTTAAAGCAGGGCGCAGCGCTCCATGCTTTGCGCGTCTATGCCGATGCCGCGGATGCGAATCGTGTGGCCTCGATGTATGCCGGATGGAAGCGAAAAAGTGATGGACGTTTTGTGCGTCAATCCCTTGAAACGGATACGCAACCCTATCTGATAAACGACGAGCAGTTGTTTGTCGCGATGAAACCATTGAATAAGCTTGTAAGCTATGCCTTTGATTATGCAGGTCAAGGTTCGGGATGGCAGCAGGAGCCCTTTTATCTTTTCACAAAAGCCGCTGGTAATGATCTGATCGAAGTTCGGGCAAAAGATATTTACGGGAACGTCGGTAAAGCTGTTCAGCTAAAGCCTTCTTCCGCTGTAGTACGCGATATCTTGCAAGGCAAAACCAAGGCTGCCGGAAACCAAGATAACGCATTAGGCTTTTGGGATGCCCTTGCACAACCTGCCGATCGCGACAGTACGGCGCTAACTGTATCTGAAAAAGATGGACTGTGGCGTTTGTCTTCTAAAGATACCAAATGGGGCGTTGAAGGATGGAATGGGCCGTTTTTGTATAAAGAGCTAACGGGCGACTTTACGGTGGAGGTACAGCTGCATGATGTCGCGGGCTTAGCCAGCGGTACACGCACGTCCAGTGAAGGAGGATTGATGATTCAAGATGCCGGTCATCGTGGAGCCTACCTCAACAATACGATTTTGACGGGCTGGAACCTTGGTAATCTGGTACGTAATATCGGTGATCGCCGACATCAAGAGCTTAACACCGGAACGGGGATGGCCTTCGATCCGTTTTTACAGATTCAAAAGATCGGCGCCAATTTCTACTTGCGGAGCTCCAAAGACGGCAAGCGTTGGACAAATTTGCCCAGCAGCCCATTCTTGCGTCCGGATCTTAACGGTAAATCTTTGCGCGTGGGCATTTATCAGGTAGCGAATAATAACCAAGTAGGATTTGCGGAATTTAAGGGGATAAGGGTTTGGGAAACTATTCGTTAA
- a CDS encoding SusC/RagA family TonB-linked outer membrane protein has protein sequence MKKLKFILLCKMFILFTGFSFAQQRSLSGTVKDAKGQPVVGATIKVMGTDNTGSTDEKGTFTLLIAEGEVNLRVSAIGFTSKEVSVLNAQSVDVLLDGEAHQLEEVVIQTAYGTSKKTSFTGSATTISAKQLENVNTSNVAQGLQGLSAGVQVTNTSGRPGADPQISIRGLGSLSAETSPLYVVDGVPSDVSLNSYSPSDIASITVLKDAAATSLYGSRAANGVVLITTKRGASGSPRVNARGGWSTSDFAVKFPEKVSVGKQWELAWEGLYNDAVDFDQMTDQAAREYATNRLPSVFWNRTPLTLSNGTTRDYRSGWNMDYPVGLDGKLKPEAQRLWNEDIFEQAFDYRLKQDYGVDFSGTLGENNSYFTSFSYLGDKGVHVSDNFKRFTGRMALNSKMNDWLTVSNSIMYMNSGDQNGGFDARVFRTMPNEYSAYLWDYETNSYSISPFTGKPHLEEGVTTGRAWWPRWNAFGALTEDKNSQTDNLQTVSSFNFQLLPGLSLKTTYSFQLVNNFYHMWKSPERENQLMPSEGYVQRDAYRNFYHTFNNVLTFDRTFADKHHINVLAGQEIYSRTLTGSGTTRAGLALPYFTEIPLASNDPTSTSSFIGYSLASFFAKAEYDYQQKYFISASARTDGSSRFHKDHRWGRFFSLGGAWRMSEESFMENTKGWLQDLKLKASYGEVGNDRVNSYFADRALYGPTSYAGNAAVTLSQVANPTIKWETNIQSNIGVEFMLFNNLSGSVEYFSRKSKDLLLGRPLAPSLGMDAILENIGDVENKGYEIDLSYSPIRSDRFEWRVGLNATGYKNVITNLPSEEEQFNFSVTTFKWKEGGSRYDIYAPSYAGVNPANGHNQWWKYDFDESGAITGRTVTENYNEVNVDRQRIHQGSVLPDVFGALTNNLRFRNFDLSFMLYYSFGGKMYDYNYSESNVLRENFAAYDNLDNRWQQEGDVTDIAKIYTYRTFDAFSNARYSDQYLFNNDFVRLKNVMFGYTLPSALTNKWGLASMRLHFRGDNLLTFGNAKRRGTDPENFGNNADYGVTMGVVDATSGVPALRSYTLGVNISF, from the coding sequence ATGAAGAAATTGAAATTTATTTTGCTATGTAAAATGTTCATACTTTTTACAGGCTTTTCGTTTGCGCAACAACGATCTTTGAGCGGAACGGTCAAGGATGCGAAAGGGCAACCGGTTGTCGGTGCGACCATCAAAGTGATGGGTACCGATAATACCGGTTCCACCGACGAGAAAGGAACCTTCACGCTACTGATAGCTGAAGGTGAAGTTAACCTTCGTGTTTCCGCTATCGGGTTTACCAGCAAGGAAGTTTCGGTACTTAATGCACAGTCGGTAGACGTGCTGCTAGATGGCGAGGCGCATCAGTTGGAGGAAGTCGTTATACAGACCGCATACGGAACCAGTAAGAAAACCTCCTTCACCGGTTCGGCGACGACCATTAGTGCCAAGCAGCTCGAAAATGTGAACACATCCAACGTGGCGCAAGGTTTGCAAGGTCTTTCCGCCGGTGTACAGGTAACAAACACTTCCGGTCGTCCCGGCGCAGATCCGCAGATTTCTATTCGTGGTTTGGGCTCCCTATCCGCGGAAACGTCGCCCTTGTATGTTGTCGATGGAGTGCCATCTGACGTGAGCTTGAACTCCTATTCTCCTTCTGATATCGCGTCGATCACGGTCTTGAAGGATGCCGCAGCGACGTCTTTGTACGGATCGCGTGCAGCCAATGGTGTAGTGCTCATCACTACGAAGCGTGGCGCTAGCGGAAGTCCGCGTGTCAATGCACGTGGCGGCTGGTCTACCAGCGACTTTGCCGTGAAGTTCCCTGAGAAGGTTTCTGTTGGAAAGCAATGGGAGCTTGCTTGGGAAGGATTGTATAACGATGCAGTAGATTTCGATCAAATGACAGATCAAGCAGCACGCGAGTATGCAACAAATCGCCTGCCTTCAGTCTTCTGGAACAGAACACCGTTGACCTTAAGTAACGGCACAACACGTGACTACCGTTCGGGCTGGAACATGGACTACCCGGTAGGACTGGATGGTAAACTAAAGCCAGAAGCGCAGAGGTTATGGAACGAAGATATTTTTGAACAAGCCTTTGACTATCGCTTAAAGCAAGATTACGGCGTTGATTTTAGTGGTACCCTAGGCGAGAACAACAGCTACTTCACATCATTCTCCTACCTCGGCGACAAAGGCGTGCACGTAAGCGATAATTTCAAACGTTTCACGGGACGTATGGCCCTCAACTCGAAAATGAACGATTGGCTTACGGTAAGCAATTCCATTATGTATATGAATAGTGGCGATCAGAATGGTGGATTCGATGCACGCGTTTTCCGTACCATGCCCAATGAATATTCGGCTTACCTATGGGATTATGAAACCAACAGCTACTCCATAAGTCCTTTTACCGGTAAACCGCACTTAGAGGAGGGCGTCACAACAGGCCGTGCATGGTGGCCTCGATGGAACGCTTTCGGTGCTTTGACCGAAGACAAAAATAGCCAAACGGATAACCTACAGACCGTTTCATCCTTTAACTTTCAATTATTGCCCGGACTTTCTTTGAAGACTACCTATTCTTTTCAATTGGTCAATAACTTCTATCATATGTGGAAGAGCCCGGAGCGGGAGAACCAACTGATGCCTTCCGAAGGATACGTGCAGCGCGATGCCTACCGCAACTTTTACCACACCTTCAACAATGTGTTGACCTTTGACCGTACCTTTGCAGATAAACACCATATCAATGTGCTGGCCGGTCAGGAAATCTACTCCAGAACACTAACGGGATCAGGAACAACGCGTGCTGGACTTGCATTACCGTACTTCACCGAGATTCCGCTAGCATCGAACGATCCGACCTCTACATCCAGCTTCATCGGTTACAGCTTGGCCAGTTTCTTTGCCAAAGCAGAGTATGATTACCAACAGAAGTATTTTATTTCAGCCAGTGCACGGACAGACGGATCATCGCGCTTCCATAAAGATCACCGCTGGGGACGTTTTTTCTCGCTGGGTGGCGCTTGGCGCATGTCCGAAGAGTCCTTTATGGAAAACACAAAAGGCTGGTTGCAGGACTTAAAGCTAAAGGCTAGTTATGGCGAGGTGGGGAACGATCGGGTGAATAGTTATTTTGCCGATCGCGCTTTATATGGGCCAACAAGTTACGCCGGGAATGCTGCCGTTACGCTATCGCAAGTTGCCAATCCCACAATTAAATGGGAAACCAATATTCAGAGTAATATAGGCGTGGAGTTTATGCTTTTCAATAATCTCTCGGGAAGTGTAGAGTATTTTTCCAGAAAATCTAAAGACCTACTCTTGGGCAGGCCGCTGGCACCATCCTTGGGAATGGATGCTATCCTAGAAAATATTGGTGACGTGGAAAACAAGGGCTACGAAATCGACCTGAGTTATTCACCGATACGATCTGATAGGTTTGAATGGCGGGTTGGGCTCAATGCAACAGGCTATAAAAATGTGATTACCAATCTACCTAGTGAAGAGGAACAATTTAATTTTAGCGTTACGACATTTAAATGGAAAGAAGGTGGATCGCGTTACGATATTTACGCACCTTCTTACGCAGGTGTCAATCCGGCTAACGGGCATAACCAATGGTGGAAGTATGATTTCGATGAAAGCGGTGCGATTACTGGGCGCACAGTCACCGAGAATTATAATGAAGTGAATGTTGATCGGCAGCGAATCCACCAAGGGTCGGTCTTGCCTGATGTTTTTGGGGCGCTGACAAACAATTTACGGTTTCGTAATTTCGATCTATCCTTTATGCTCTACTATAGCTTTGGTGGAAAGATGTATGATTACAACTATTCCGAGAGCAACGTGTTGCGGGAGAATTTCGCGGCTTACGATAACTTGGATAACCGCTGGCAGCAGGAAGGTGATGTTACCGATATTGCCAAGATCTATACCTACCGAACTTTTGACGCATTTTCCAATGCGCGATACAGCGATCAATATTTGTTCAACAATGATTTCGTGCGTTTGAAGAATGTGATGTTCGGCTATACGCTTCCAAGTGCGCTTACAAACAAGTGGGGGCTTGCTTCGATGCGTTTG